Proteins encoded in a region of the Flavobacterium sp. MDT1-60 genome:
- a CDS encoding S8 family peptidase, translating to MKTFYLFSFLIIIFIGCKSANQPNTVLESSPVTEANDAWYQKDFHQDNVPGISLDKWYFQNKKKAKNKNIIVAVIDTQIDLNHEDLQGIIWKNLKEIPDNGIDDDHNGYIDDCNGWSFTGTKSGAYVVWNQYEYVRIVQEWGKLFKDKNESQIDPKDLYKYKEYQRALKTFEQKNKYYTNWLKSLRHAVSIYPVVKDTLKYFFPKENYTYKQLDSMYKKYKINDKKYRQMRDDNDKDLGALIYYMMVCLEVDEKTYDEVKDRETQLDSVVNKNLNVNYNERLSIGDNPSVLETGYGNNKVCNTVKGIRTIQDHNTMVSGIISANRNNNKGIKGITENVKIMPLNISPSGDENDKDIAMAIRYAVDNGAKIINMSFGKEFSMHKDWVSDAFKYAEDHNVLLVHSAGNSSQNVDENKSFPNDLNYDDSKEIFDNFINVGSTTQKLDKTFVSDFSNYGKQNVDLFAPGDEIYTTGAGNIYKTESGTSFSAPMVVGTAALIWSYYPKLTVKEVKQIILDSGTSYNMEVIIPGTTDKKIAFSELSKSGKVLNVYNAMQLAEKVIKLKK from the coding sequence ATGAAAACATTTTATCTTTTCTCTTTTCTAATTATCATTTTTATAGGATGTAAGTCCGCCAATCAACCAAATACCGTTTTGGAATCATCTCCTGTAACAGAAGCTAATGATGCATGGTATCAAAAGGATTTCCACCAAGATAATGTGCCTGGTATTTCTTTAGACAAGTGGTATTTTCAAAACAAAAAGAAAGCAAAAAATAAAAATATTATTGTTGCCGTAATTGACACGCAAATTGATTTAAATCATGAAGATTTACAAGGAATAATCTGGAAAAATCTAAAAGAGATTCCTGATAATGGTATCGATGATGACCATAATGGCTATATAGATGATTGTAACGGCTGGAGTTTTACCGGAACAAAAAGCGGTGCCTATGTGGTATGGAACCAATATGAGTATGTTCGTATCGTACAAGAATGGGGCAAATTATTTAAAGACAAAAATGAGTCTCAAATAGATCCTAAAGATTTATATAAATACAAAGAATATCAAAGAGCATTAAAAACATTCGAACAAAAAAATAAATACTACACCAATTGGCTGAAATCATTGAGACACGCTGTTTCAATTTATCCTGTAGTAAAAGACACTTTAAAATATTTTTTCCCAAAAGAAAATTATACATATAAACAATTAGACAGTATGTATAAAAAATACAAGATTAATGATAAAAAATATCGTCAGATGCGGGATGACAATGATAAAGATCTTGGCGCACTTATATATTATATGATGGTTTGTCTTGAAGTTGATGAAAAAACTTATGATGAGGTAAAAGACAGAGAAACTCAGCTTGATTCTGTTGTTAATAAAAATTTGAATGTAAATTACAATGAGCGACTTTCGATAGGTGATAACCCAAGCGTTCTTGAAACAGGATACGGCAATAATAAAGTTTGTAATACCGTAAAAGGTATTAGAACCATTCAAGATCATAATACAATGGTATCTGGTATTATTAGCGCAAACAGAAATAATAATAAAGGGATAAAAGGTATTACAGAGAATGTAAAAATTATGCCTTTGAATATTTCTCCTTCGGGTGATGAAAATGACAAGGATATTGCCATGGCAATACGATATGCTGTTGATAATGGAGCGAAAATAATTAATATGTCTTTTGGAAAAGAGTTCTCAATGCATAAAGATTGGGTATCAGATGCGTTTAAATATGCTGAAGACCACAATGTTCTTCTTGTACATAGTGCCGGAAATAGCAGCCAAAATGTAGATGAAAACAAAAGTTTTCCTAATGACCTCAATTATGATGATTCTAAAGAAATATTTGACAACTTCATTAATGTGGGATCTACAACTCAAAAATTAGATAAAACATTTGTGTCTGATTTTTCTAATTACGGTAAACAAAACGTAGATTTATTTGCTCCTGGGGATGAAATTTACACCACAGGTGCGGGTAATATATACAAAACAGAATCCGGCACTTCTTTTTCGGCTCCAATGGTTGTAGGAACCGCTGCACTAATCTGGTCTTATTACCCTAAACTTACCGTAAAAGAGGTTAAACAAATTATTTTGGATTCAGGGACATCATATAATATGGAAGTTATTATTCCAGGAACGACCGATAAAAAAATTGCATTCTCTGAATTATCTAAATCAGGAAAAGTTTTAAATGTATATAATGCTATGCAACTCGCAGAGAAAGTAATTAAACTTAAAAAGTAA